DNA sequence from the Streptomyces sp. HUAS 15-9 genome:
TCTGGACGCGGACCAGGACATCGACGCGGGTGTGGAGACGGTCGACGAGGAGGCCGCCTGAGATGGCCGCTGTCACCGAGGCGCCACCCCTGACGCCGACCCCCGAGAAGAAGCCCCCGCGCAAGCGCGGCAAGTGGACCCCCTACTGGCTGCTGCTGCCCGGCATCCTCTGGCTGATCATCTTCTTCGCGCTGCCGATGATCTACCAGGCCTCCACGTCCGTGCAGACGGGCTCCCTGGAGGAGGGCTACAAGGTCACCTGGCACTTCGCGACCTACTGGGACGCGCTGGCCGAGTACTGGCCGCAGTTCCTCCGCTCGGTGTTCTACGCCGCCGGCGCGACCGTCCTGTGCCTGCTGCTCGGCTACCCGCTGGCCTATCTGATCGCCTTCCGCGCCGGCCGCTGGCGGAACCTGATCATGATCCTGGTGATCGCCCCGTTCTTCACCAGCTTCCTGATCCGCACCCTGGCCTGGAAGACGATCCTCGCGGACAACGGCCCGGTCGTGGGCGCCCTCAACACGCTGCACGTCCTGGACGTCACCAGCTGGCTCGGCTGGACCGCGGGCGACCGTGTCCTCGCGACGCCACTCGCCGTGGTGTGCGGTCTGACGTACAACTTCCTGCCGTTCATGATCCTGCCGCTCTACACCTCGCTCGAGCGGATCGACGGCCGGCTGCACGAGGCCGCGGGCGATCTGTACGCCAAGCCCTGGACGACCTTCCGCAAGGTCACCTTCCCGCTGTCGATGCCCGGTGTGGTCTCCGGGACGCTGCTGACGTTCATCCCGGCGGCCGGTGACTACGTCAACGCCGAACTCCTCGGCTCCACCGACACCCGAATGATCGGCAACGTCATCCAGACACAGTTCCTGCGGATTCTGGACTATCCGACGGCCGCCGCTCTCTCCTTCATCCTCATGGCCGCGATCCTTCTCATGGTCACGATCTACATTCGCCGGTCCGGGACGGAGGACCTGGTCTGATGCCCTTCGTCAACTGGCTCAAGCGCCATCTCGTCGTCATCGCGGGACTTCTGACGCTCGCCTATCTGCTGCTGCCCAACGTCGTCGTCACGGTGTTCTCCTTCAACAAACCGAAGGGGCGCTTCAACTACGAATGGCAGCAGTTCTCCACGGACGCCTGGAAGGACCCGTGCGGCGTCGCCGACATGTGCGGCTCGCTGTCCCTCAGCCTCCAGATCGCCCTGTGGGCGACGATCGGCGCCACGCTGCTCGGCACGATGATCGCCTTCGCGCTCGTCCGCTACCGCTTCCGCGCACGCGGCGCCGTGAACTCGCTGATCTTCCTGCCCATGGCCATGCCCGAGGTCGTCATGGCCGCCTCGCTGCTCACCCTGTTCCTCAACATGGGCGCCCAGCTGGGCTTCTGGACGATCCTGATCGCGCACATCATGTTCTGCCTCAGCTTCGTCGTCACCGCGGTCAAGGCGCGCGTGATGTCGATGGACCCGCGCCTGGAGCAGGCGGCACAGGACCTGTACGCCGGTCCCGCGCAGACCTTCCTGAGGGTCACCCTGCCCATCGCGGCCCCCGGAATCGCCGCGGGCGCGCTGCTCTCCTTCGCGCTCTCCTTCGACGATTTCATCATCACCAATTTCAACGCGGGCTCGACCGTCACCTTCCCCATGTTCGTGTGGGGCTCGGCGCAGCGCGGCACGCCCGTCCAGATCAATGTCATCGGTACGGCCATGTTCCTGGTCGCCGTACTGCTCGTGCTGTCCTCGATGGTCGTCACGAACCGCCGCAACAAGCAAAAGGCATGACCGGAAGAACTCTGTAGGGAGTTGAAATCATGGCCCCAAGCGCCATGACCCGTTGGACCAAGTCTCTTTCCGAAGCACAGCCGGTCCCGTACTGGCTCGAAGACCCCGGCAAGCCCCACCCCGAGCCCGCCCTGACCGGCGCCGAGACCTGCGACCTGCTGGTCGTCGGCGGCGGCTACAGCGGACTGTGGACCGCGCTCAACGCCAAGGAGCGCGACCCGCAGCGGGACGTGGTGCTGCTGGAAGGCCGTGAGGTGGGCTGGGCCGCCTCGGGCCGCAACGGCGGCTTCTGCGCCGCCTCCCTCACGCACGGACTGCCCAACGGTCTCGCCCGCTGGCCGGACGAGATCCACACGCTCCACGAGCTGGGCGAGCGCAACCTCGACGAGATCGAGAAGGCGGTCGCCCGGCACTCCCTCGACTGCGAATTCGAGCGCACGGGCGAGATCGACGTCGCCACCGAGACCTACCAGGCGTCGGAACTGCGTGACTGGCACCGCGAGATGCAGGAGAAGGGCCTGGCCGACGGCATCGAGTTCCTGGACGCGGACGCCGTGCGCGAGCAGGTGAACTCGCCGACCTTCGAGGCGGGCCTGTGGGACCGCCGGGGCGTGGCCATGCTCCACCCGGCCAAGCTCGCCTGGGGCCTGAAGCGCGCCTGCCTCCAGCTGGGCGTGCGTGTCTACGAGCACACGCCCGCCCTGGACCTGAAGCCGTACGGCGCGGGCATGGCCGTACGCACCCCGTACGGCTCGGTGCGCGCCCGCCGGGTCGCGCTGGGCACCAACATCTTCCCGAGCCTGCTCAAGCGGGTCCGGGCGTACACCGTGCCGGTCTACGACTACGCCCTGATGACCGAGCCGCTGAGCGAGCAGCAGCTCGCCGGGATCGGCTGGCGCGGCCGCCAGGGCCTCGGGGACAGCGCCAACCAGTTCCACTACTTCCGGCTGTCGGCCGACAACCGGATCCTGTGGGGCGGGTACGACGCGATCTACCCCTACGGCGGCCGCGTCCGCGCCGAGTACGACGACCGCCCCGAGACCTACGCCAAGCTCGCCGGGCACTTCTTCACCTGCTTCCCGCAGCTGGAGGGCGTCCGCTTCACGCACGCGTGGGGCGGCGCGATCGACACCTGCTCACGCTTCTCGGCGTTCTTCGGCACCGCCCACCAGGGCAAGGTGGCGTACGCGGCGGGCTACACGGGCCTCGGCGTGGGCGCCACCCGGTTCGGCGCCGATGTGATGCTGGACCTGCTGGCGGGCGAGGACACCGAGCGCACCCGCCTGCAGATGGTCCGCAAGAAGCCGCTGCCCTTCCCGCCCGAGCCCTTCGCCTGGACCGGCATCGCCCTCACCAAGTGGTCGCTGGCCCGCGCGGACGCACACGGCGGGCGGCGCAACCTGTGGCTGAGGACGATGGACCGGCTGGGCCTGGGCTTCGACAGCTGAGCCCGGCCGGGAGTGGCCTGGTTCACTCCAAGGAGGGACCACAACCCGCGTAATGCCTGCTGAGGACCTCCCTCTCTCCTGCTGACGCGACCGCGTCGACGGGAGAGGGGGAGGTCTTCTCATGACTGGAGCAAAGAGGGCGGTCGAGTGGCTGGCATCCGTCGCACCGGATCCCGATGCCTGCCGCCGGGAGTGGGAGCGCAACCCCCGGGGGTTGACACTGCTGCCGGCCGGCAAGGCGTGGGACGTGCTCGTCGTGCCGGCTGCCCTCGGCCGCCCGACGCTCGACGTACTCACCCGCATACTCGACCGGCCCGGCCCGGTGCTGGCCTACCCCGGCGACGAACGGATGGGCTTCTTCGTGCCCCCGGGCACAGCCGAACGCTGGCTCGGCACGGGCATCCGCACGGTCGGCACGGGCACCTGGATCGTCGTGCCGCACCCGGGCCGGCCGTCCGGCGGGGTCCGCTGGCTGGTCGGGCCGGACGGCTTGGGCACGCTCACTGATCCGGTGCTGTTGGAGCTGGCGTTGCATGAGGCGGTGGCTCGTCTGGTGACGGATGAGGCCGGGTAGTGGGTACGGCGGTCCTGTTTACGTGTCTTTGACGCTCTGTCCGTCGCGGCCACCGGCGTGCAGCACGCCTGGGCCGGGCGTGAGATCGCGGGTGCACATGGGCGCGGTGATCCCGGCGGCGTACCGGCACGGGCCGTCACCGGGTGTGGCGCGCAGTTCGGCCATGCCCGCCGCCGCACCCGGGTGTGGCCCAGGGCACCGTGTCCCGCAGCTGCCGTCGGAGGTCTTGACAACCGGATTGGTCTGGACCAAGTTGAGCGCACTCCACCCCTCCCATTCCCCCCATGCCCGGAGGCACTTGTGGATCGCGTCAGACCCCGTACCAGGTCCCTCCTCGCCGCGCTCACGGCAGCGCTCCTGGCCGTACCCGGTATCACCGTGCTCTCGTCGGCCGCACGTGCGGCCGACGCGGATCTCGCCAAGAACGGTGGCTTCGAGTCCGGTCTCGACGGCTGGAGCTGTACGGCGAACAGTGGAACGAACGTCAACTCTCCTGTGCACGGCGGCACTTCGGCCCTCCAGGCGACCCCGGCCGGCAGTGACAACGCCCAGTGCGCGCAGACCGTGACGGTGAAACCCGACTCCCAGTACACCCTGTCCGGCTACGTCCGCGGCTCCTACGTCTACCTCGGCGCAAGCGGCACCGGCACCACCGACGTCTCCACCTGGACCCAGTCGGCCCCCGCCTGGCAGCAGCTCAGCACGACCTTCCGTACCGGTGCCGCCACCACCAAGGTCACCATCTACACCCACGGGTGGTACGGCACCGGCGCCTACTACGCCGACGACATCTCCCTGACCGGCCCCGGCGTCGACCCGGGACAGCCGCCCGCGGCCCCGACCGGCCTCAAGGTGGGCACCGTCACCTCCTCCAGCGTCGCCCTGTCCTGGACGGCGGTCACCGGCGCCACCGGCTACACGGTCTATCGCGACGGGGTCAAGGACCGGACGGTGAGCGGCACTTCGGCGACCGTGAGCGGCCTGACGCCCTCGACGGCGTACGGCTTCCAGGTCGCCGCCGTCAACGACGCGGGGGAGTCCGCGAAGTCCGCGACGGTGACCGCCACGACGACCGCAGGACCCGGCGGCTCGACCGACCTGTCCACCCACGCCCTGGTCGGCTACCTCCACACCACCTTCGCCAACGGCTCCGGCTACACCCGTCTCGCCGACGTCCCCGACAGCTGGGACGTCATCGACCTGGCCTTCGGCGAGCCGACCTCGGTGACGTCAGGCGACATCCGCTTCAACCGCTGCCCGGTCACCGAGTGCCCGAACGTCGAGAGCGACGCCGACTTCAAGGCGGCGGTCAGGGCCAAGCAGGCGGTCGGCAAGAAGGTGCTGATCTCCATCGGAGGCCAGAACGGCCAGGTGCAGCTGACCAGCACGGCGGCCCGTGACACCTTCGTCTCCTCCGTCTCCAGGATCATCGACGACTACGGCCTCGACGGCCTGGACATCGACTTCGAGGGCCACTCGCTGTCGCTCGACGTCAACGACACGGACTTCAAGAACCCGACGACACCCGTCGTCGTCAACCTCATCTCGGCCCTGAAGACCCTCAAGGCCCGCTACGGCGCGAAGTTCGTCCTCTCGATGGCCCCCGAGACCTTCTTCGTGCAGATGGGCTACCAGTACTACGGCACCGGCAAGTGGGGCGGCCAGGACCCGCGCTGCGGGGCCTACCTCCCCGTCATATACGCCCTGCGCGACGATCTGACGCTCCTGCACGTCCAGGACTACAACTCGGGCCCGATCATGGGCCTCGACAACCAGTACCACTCGATGGGCGGCGCCGACTTCCACATCGCCATGACCGACATGCTCCTCACCGGCTTCCCGGTCGCGGGCGACGCGAACAACGTCTTCCCGCCACTGCGCCCCGACCAGGTGGCGATCGGCATGCCCGCGTCCACCAACGCGGGCAACGGCTATGTCTCCCCGTCGGAGGTCACCAAGACCCTCGACTGTCTGACGAAGAGGTCGAACTGCGGCTCGTACGCCACCCACGGCAGCTGGCCCGCCCTGCGCGGCCTGATGACCTGGTCGGTCAACTGGGACCGGTTCGCCAACTGGGAGTTCCAGAAGAACTTCGACGCGTACTTCGGCTGAGGAACACCCACAGCGCGAACAGCAGCACGAAGCACAGACACCAACTGGCCACGACGTCCAGCGGCCAGTGGTAGCCGCGCCGGATCAGCCCGAAACCGACACCGAGGTTGACCACGGCACACCCGGCCACCAGCAGCCGCCGGGCGAGCGCCGTGACGAGCCACGGGAGGAGGATCAGCGTCGCCGCGCCGTACGCGACGGCCGCGGTGGCCGTATGGCCGGACGGGTAGAAGCCGCCCGCCCAGGGCATGACCGGGGTTCCCGGACGGTCGGTCCAGGCCTTCAACGGCACGACGATCGCCGGGACCAGGGCCATCAGGACGGCGGCGGCGACCGGTGGCAGCCACCAGCGGTCGGCGCCGTCGCGGCGGCCCAGCCAGAGGACGAGGCCTATGGCGACCGCGAGCACCGGCACCGCCACCTGCACATTGCCCAGGTCGGACAGGGCCGCCGAGAACCGGTCGGGATGGACGAGGGCGCGGCTCACCCGCTCGTCCACGCGAAGCAGCGGGCCGTCGGCCATCACCTGCCAGGTGATCAGGACGAAGAGGAGGAGGGGTACGGCGGTCACGGGCCACAGCCTCTCAGGAGTCCTCATCAGCGCTGCCGGGACTCCTTGAGAACGCCGATTCCCACCCGATCGGTGTCATCCGGATCGCCGTTGAGCCGGTGGACCACGACCCAGCGGCCGTCGTTCGTCGCCCCGGCGAAGACCGACGCGTCGCGGGTGGCCCCGTTGTGCCAGCGCAGCGGCCCGGCCGTCTGCCAGGTCGGGGCGGGATCCCCCAGCCGGCGCTCCACGAGCAGACGTACGAGCAGATCGGCCGCCGCGCGAGGAGTGGCCCACAGACCGCCGGCCGGCAGGATCGGGCCCGCCATCGTCCAGGGCCTGCGGGTTCCCCCGAACAGGCCGGGCGCCAGCAGGCGTCGCGCGGGATCGGGGTCGGCGCTCACCTCGGCCACGTCCAGCGGCCGGAGCACATGCTCGGTGACCAGCTCCTCGTACGAGGTGCCGGTCGCGGCGGCCAGGGCCGCACCGAGAACGGCGTAGCCGAGGTTGGAGTACTCCTCCTCCTGGCCCGCGGGCCGGACCGCGATCGAGTCGAGCCGGTTCAGCACGTCGCGCAGCGCGCGGTCGTCGAACGGCGTGTACGGGTCCCGGCCGGCGGCCTGCGGCGGCAGCCGGGGGAGGCCGGAGGTGTGCTCGGCCAGCTGCCGCAGGGTGATCCCGGTCCCGGGCGCGGCGGGCAGCCAGCGCTCCACGGGGTCGTCGAGGGTGAGGGCGCCGGCTGCCGCCAGGCGCATGAGCGCGGTGCCGGTGAGGACCTTGGTGAGGGAGCCGATCTGTACGAAGCGGTCGACGGCATGGCCGTTGCTGACGCTCGGCGGCTCGGAGGCACTGAGAACACATGTCGGAATGCGACGCATGGTCACCAGTGTGGGAGAAGGAGGTCGGCCGCCCCGGAACAGGGGGGGTAGTTCCGAGGCGGCCGTCCGGATCGGAACGCCGCGCGCCCCGGGGGGTTTGGGGCGGGCGACTGTCCGATCGGTGAGGAGATTCCGAGGCCGAAGGCCCCGGTTGTGTGCGCGAGGGCACGACCAGGTCGAAGCTGGGGAGGCGACGGCCTGATGTCGCCCACAGTCCCCTGTGGGCGGGGTGTATCTCTCATCTGAGGAAGAACCTACGGCAGGGGGTGGCTCCAAGACAGACGGAATCGCGTCCCGCCATCCACCTCGCACACCTTCTTCACACGGCCTGACGCTGGGCGCCGGACTGTGACTCAGATACGCGCGAACGCCTGCTCGATGATGTCGAGGCCCTCGTTCAGCAGGTCCTCGCCGATGACCAGCGGGGGCAGGAAACGCAGCACGTTGCCGTAGGTGCCACAGGTCAGGACCAGCAGGCCCTCCTGGTGGCAGGCCTTGGCGAGGGCGGCGGTGGCCTCCGGGTTCGGCTCCTTCGTCGTACGGTCCTTGACCAGCTCGATGGCGATCATCGCGCCACGGCCGCGGACGTCGCCGATGATGTCGAACTTCTCGGCCATCGCGCCCAGGCGCGCCTTCATGACCGCCTCGATGTTCTTGGCCTTGGCGTTGAGGTCGAGCTCCTTCATGGTCTCGATGGAACCGAGCGCACCGGCGCAGGCGACCGGGTTGCCGCCGTAGGTGCCGCCGAGGCCGCCCGCGTGCGCGGCGTCCATGATCTCGGCGCGGCCGGTGACGGCGGCGAGCGGCAGACCGCCCGCGATGCCCTTGGCCGTGGTGATCAGGTCGGGGACGATGCCCTCGTCCTCGCAGGCGAACCACTGGCCGGTGCGGCAGAAGCCCGACTGGATCTCGTCGGCGACGAAGACGATGCCGTTGTCGTTGGCGAACTTCACGATCTCCGGCAGGAAGCCCTTGGCCGGCTCGATGAAGCCGCCCTCGCCGAGCACCGGCTCGATGATGATCGCGGCGATGTTGTCCGCGCCGACCTGCTTGGACATCTGGTCGATGGCCGTCTTGGCGGCCTCGGGGCCCGCGTTCTCCGGGCCGGTCGGCCAGCGGTAGGCGTAGGCGACCGGGACGCGGTAGACCTCGGGGGCGAAGGGACCGAAGCCGTGCTTGTACGGCATGTTCTTGGCGGTGAGCGCCATCGTCAGGTTGGTCCGGCCGTGGTAGCCGTGGTCGAACACGACGACGGCCTGGCGCTTGGTGTACGCACGCGCGATCTTGACGGCGTTCTCGACGGCCTCGGCGCCCGAGTTGAACAGCGCGGACTTCTTGGCATGGTCACCCGGGGTGAGCTCGGCGAGGGCCTCGGCGACCGCCACATAGCCCTCGTACGGGGTGACCATGAAACAGGTGTGGGTGAAGTCGGCCAGCTGGGCGCTCGCACGGCGTACGACGGCCTCGGCGGAGGCGCCGACCGAGGTCACGGCGATGCCGGAGCCGAAGTCGATCAGGCGGTTGCCGTCGACGTCCTCGATGATGCCGCCGCCGGCGCGCGCGGTGAACACGGGCAGCACGGAGCCGACGCCCTGCGCGACCACGGCGCTGCGGCGGGCCTGCAGCTCCTGCGACTTCGGGCCGGGGATGGCGGTGACGACGCGGCGCTCCTGCGGAAGTGCGCTCATGAGGGGCTCCCGGGGGTATTACGGACTCTTGTCTACTTTTCTTTTCTCGCAGGCTAGGACCGGGAATGGGGGGCGGGCATGCTCCATGTGGGCGTTGTCGGGACCCGCGGTTGTCCGCGGTGGACATAGCGGGGCGACGGCGCGGCCGGACCCGGTTCGGCCCGCTCGGCCGCGTAAGCGGTGAACTCCCCTTGCGGGGGCGTTAGATTGACTCGCTGATGGTGCACGGTACGGCTGGTCAGGGGGAAAGGGCGATGGACAGCGACGGGACGCAGGACACGCGGGGTATGCATGCGAATCCCGTACCGCGTCCGGCGATGCCACAGGACGCTCCCGCGATGCCCCGCGAGGCGCCCTCGGTACCGCCTCGGCCGACTCATGCCCCGGGGGTTCCGCCGCTGCCCGACGGATCGGCGTTCCTGGCCTGGCTGCGGGCGCCCCGGCCGGAGGCGGCCCCGGGAATGTGGCGGTTCGGGCACCGGCCGCGGCCGGAGAAGGAGCCGGAGCTCATCCCGGCTAGGCAACTGCTGAGCGGGGCGCTGATTGCGTTCCTCGTCGGATGGCTGCTCTGGTCGCTGCTGTGGAACGGCTACCTCGGCGGCTGGTGGCTGCTGCCCTTCAATGCCATGGTGGACTCTTGGACGGCGCCCAACTCGTACAGCCGCGTAATGTTCGGTTATGCGTGGTACGTCGTTGTTGCGCTTGCGATCATGATCACTGTGGGCCGACTCGGCCGCTGGGGTGAGGTCTGGCGGCGCTACGGGCCCCCTGCCTGGACCCAGGCCGAGCCCACGATGGAGAAACCGCCCGCTCCGGAGGAAGACCCCGCCCAGTGGCCCCACCTGCGCGCCGCCGGGGCTGCCGACGCCGCCGACCGGCTCGCCGCCGATGCCCGCTCCGGGCTCATGCGGGACGTCGACCTGGCCCGCATCGCCCGCGCCTGGCAGGGCGTGCGCAGCGGTCGGCACAGCCTCGCCGCCTTCACCGCCGCCGTCGTCAAGGACGGCGCCGCCGCCTGTCTGCACCCCTCGGGGGAGCGAGACCTGCTAGGCCGCCTCGCCCGGCACGACCTGGTCACGGGGCAGGTGCGGCTCGGGACCACCGCGGACGACCCGCGCAACCCCTACCACTACCGCGGCTCCGGACTCGCCCTCGGCCCCGACCTGCTCGGCACCTCCCTGCTCGCCGTGGGCCCGGCCGGCTCCGGCAAGACCGGCAGTGTCGTACGGCCGCTCGCGGAGTCGCTGTGCCTGCATGCGCTCGCCGGACGAGCCTCCGTCGTGGTGGTCGGCGGGGCAGGCGCCGGGCTCGGCACGGCCGATGCGTACGACGTCGTCGTACGGATCGCCCA
Encoded proteins:
- a CDS encoding ABC transporter permease, with product MAAVTEAPPLTPTPEKKPPRKRGKWTPYWLLLPGILWLIIFFALPMIYQASTSVQTGSLEEGYKVTWHFATYWDALAEYWPQFLRSVFYAAGATVLCLLLGYPLAYLIAFRAGRWRNLIMILVIAPFFTSFLIRTLAWKTILADNGPVVGALNTLHVLDVTSWLGWTAGDRVLATPLAVVCGLTYNFLPFMILPLYTSLERIDGRLHEAAGDLYAKPWTTFRKVTFPLSMPGVVSGTLLTFIPAAGDYVNAELLGSTDTRMIGNVIQTQFLRILDYPTAAALSFILMAAILLMVTIYIRRSGTEDLV
- a CDS encoding ABC transporter permease; translation: MPFVNWLKRHLVVIAGLLTLAYLLLPNVVVTVFSFNKPKGRFNYEWQQFSTDAWKDPCGVADMCGSLSLSLQIALWATIGATLLGTMIAFALVRYRFRARGAVNSLIFLPMAMPEVVMAASLLTLFLNMGAQLGFWTILIAHIMFCLSFVVTAVKARVMSMDPRLEQAAQDLYAGPAQTFLRVTLPIAAPGIAAGALLSFALSFDDFIITNFNAGSTVTFPMFVWGSAQRGTPVQINVIGTAMFLVAVLLVLSSMVVTNRRNKQKA
- a CDS encoding NAD(P)/FAD-dependent oxidoreductase, whose translation is MAPSAMTRWTKSLSEAQPVPYWLEDPGKPHPEPALTGAETCDLLVVGGGYSGLWTALNAKERDPQRDVVLLEGREVGWAASGRNGGFCAASLTHGLPNGLARWPDEIHTLHELGERNLDEIEKAVARHSLDCEFERTGEIDVATETYQASELRDWHREMQEKGLADGIEFLDADAVREQVNSPTFEAGLWDRRGVAMLHPAKLAWGLKRACLQLGVRVYEHTPALDLKPYGAGMAVRTPYGSVRARRVALGTNIFPSLLKRVRAYTVPVYDYALMTEPLSEQQLAGIGWRGRQGLGDSANQFHYFRLSADNRILWGGYDAIYPYGGRVRAEYDDRPETYAKLAGHFFTCFPQLEGVRFTHAWGGAIDTCSRFSAFFGTAHQGKVAYAAGYTGLGVGATRFGADVMLDLLAGEDTERTRLQMVRKKPLPFPPEPFAWTGIALTKWSLARADAHGGRRNLWLRTMDRLGLGFDS
- a CDS encoding bifunctional DNA primase/polymerase, translated to MTGAKRAVEWLASVAPDPDACRREWERNPRGLTLLPAGKAWDVLVVPAALGRPTLDVLTRILDRPGPVLAYPGDERMGFFVPPGTAERWLGTGIRTVGTGTWIVVPHPGRPSGGVRWLVGPDGLGTLTDPVLLELALHEAVARLVTDEAG
- a CDS encoding chitinase is translated as MDRVRPRTRSLLAALTAALLAVPGITVLSSAARAADADLAKNGGFESGLDGWSCTANSGTNVNSPVHGGTSALQATPAGSDNAQCAQTVTVKPDSQYTLSGYVRGSYVYLGASGTGTTDVSTWTQSAPAWQQLSTTFRTGAATTKVTIYTHGWYGTGAYYADDISLTGPGVDPGQPPAAPTGLKVGTVTSSSVALSWTAVTGATGYTVYRDGVKDRTVSGTSATVSGLTPSTAYGFQVAAVNDAGESAKSATVTATTTAGPGGSTDLSTHALVGYLHTTFANGSGYTRLADVPDSWDVIDLAFGEPTSVTSGDIRFNRCPVTECPNVESDADFKAAVRAKQAVGKKVLISIGGQNGQVQLTSTAARDTFVSSVSRIIDDYGLDGLDIDFEGHSLSLDVNDTDFKNPTTPVVVNLISALKTLKARYGAKFVLSMAPETFFVQMGYQYYGTGKWGGQDPRCGAYLPVIYALRDDLTLLHVQDYNSGPIMGLDNQYHSMGGADFHIAMTDMLLTGFPVAGDANNVFPPLRPDQVAIGMPASTNAGNGYVSPSEVTKTLDCLTKRSNCGSYATHGSWPALRGLMTWSVNWDRFANWEFQKNFDAYFG
- a CDS encoding phosphatase PAP2 family protein → MRTPERLWPVTAVPLLLFVLITWQVMADGPLLRVDERVSRALVHPDRFSAALSDLGNVQVAVPVLAVAIGLVLWLGRRDGADRWWLPPVAAAVLMALVPAIVVPLKAWTDRPGTPVMPWAGGFYPSGHTATAAVAYGAATLILLPWLVTALARRLLVAGCAVVNLGVGFGLIRRGYHWPLDVVASWCLCFVLLFALWVFLSRSTRRSSSGTPSWRTGPS
- a CDS encoding serine hydrolase domain-containing protein, whose amino-acid sequence is MRRIPTCVLSASEPPSVSNGHAVDRFVQIGSLTKVLTGTALMRLAAAGALTLDDPVERWLPAAPGTGITLRQLAEHTSGLPRLPPQAAGRDPYTPFDDRALRDVLNRLDSIAVRPAGQEEEYSNLGYAVLGAALAAATGTSYEELVTEHVLRPLDVAEVSADPDPARRLLAPGLFGGTRRPWTMAGPILPAGGLWATPRAAADLLVRLLVERRLGDPAPTWQTAGPLRWHNGATRDASVFAGATNDGRWVVVHRLNGDPDDTDRVGIGVLKESRQR
- the gabT gene encoding 4-aminobutyrate--2-oxoglutarate transaminase; translated protein: MSALPQERRVVTAIPGPKSQELQARRSAVVAQGVGSVLPVFTARAGGGIIEDVDGNRLIDFGSGIAVTSVGASAEAVVRRASAQLADFTHTCFMVTPYEGYVAVAEALAELTPGDHAKKSALFNSGAEAVENAVKIARAYTKRQAVVVFDHGYHGRTNLTMALTAKNMPYKHGFGPFAPEVYRVPVAYAYRWPTGPENAGPEAAKTAIDQMSKQVGADNIAAIIIEPVLGEGGFIEPAKGFLPEIVKFANDNGIVFVADEIQSGFCRTGQWFACEDEGIVPDLITTAKGIAGGLPLAAVTGRAEIMDAAHAGGLGGTYGGNPVACAGALGSIETMKELDLNAKAKNIEAVMKARLGAMAEKFDIIGDVRGRGAMIAIELVKDRTTKEPNPEATAALAKACHQEGLLVLTCGTYGNVLRFLPPLVIGEDLLNEGLDIIEQAFARI
- a CDS encoding ATP-binding protein — its product is MDSDGTQDTRGMHANPVPRPAMPQDAPAMPREAPSVPPRPTHAPGVPPLPDGSAFLAWLRAPRPEAAPGMWRFGHRPRPEKEPELIPARQLLSGALIAFLVGWLLWSLLWNGYLGGWWLLPFNAMVDSWTAPNSYSRVMFGYAWYVVVALAIMITVGRLGRWGEVWRRYGPPAWTQAEPTMEKPPAPEEDPAQWPHLRAAGAADAADRLAADARSGLMRDVDLARIARAWQGVRSGRHSLAAFTAAVVKDGAAACLHPSGERDLLGRLARHDLVTGQVRLGTTADDPRNPYHYRGSGLALGPDLLGTSLLAVGPAGSGKTGSVVRPLAESLCLHALAGRASVVVVGGAGAGLGTADAYDVVVRIAHPESVYDLDLYGGTTDPDEAAAILAEALVGDLADPHPGGDSRRSTTVLAQLLGPFRAVHARFPSVPELRQLLDGTPGPLAALRKALQDTGQELLLRELDARERQMDHPGDVGAVLADRIALLDRPAFAGFFDTSGQSRPFSLQALDHPVRVRIDLPERGHADASRILARLVLAQFTASVTVREDRSLFACLLLDDATGAVTPEAVRGIQRLRSANAGAVLTLRTLDDVPRPLRGPLLGAAGCRMALSGLTPWDGQDFAEVWGKEWTEARDVTDRQIIAETPAGKAVHVLRRVITGKAPTARAVTVRQVERERWSASELAHGVPPGHAVLSLTNVKGEHAPPLLVDLTG